In candidate division TA06 bacterium B3_TA06, a single window of DNA contains:
- a CDS encoding iron-sulfur cluster assembly scaffold protein, translating into MLPYSKKVIEHFKHPRNVGEIKDADAVAMEGSPACGDMLKISLKVNEKTHVITDIKFESFGCASNIATASILTEIVKGRTIEEAEKISWKQAAEELGGLPPVKMHCAVLAVDALRSAIEQWKEKHGLVDKKPTTPDVLLRKLRNVLNPLTGASIVRMQLLVNFDVADGVIIIDLDLTPDHKFAAHISEEIHEKLDHLWDIKEVRVNFVGEPES; encoded by the coding sequence ATGCTGCCCTACTCCAAGAAGGTAATCGAGCACTTCAAGCATCCAAGGAACGTAGGAGAGATCAAGGACGCCGACGCTGTGGCAATGGAGGGAAGCCCGGCGTGCGGCGATATGCTGAAGATATCCCTCAAGGTTAACGAGAAGACCCATGTGATTACCGACATCAAGTTCGAGAGCTTCGGCTGCGCTTCAAACATCGCCACCGCCTCTATACTTACCGAGATTGTTAAGGGGCGCACGATTGAGGAGGCGGAGAAGATCTCATGGAAGCAGGCTGCAGAAGAGCTTGGCGGCTTGCCCCCTGTCAAGATGCACTGTGCAGTTCTGGCAGTGGATGCCCTTCGCTCGGCTATTGAGCAGTGGAAGGAGAAGCACGGGCTCGTAGATAAAAAACCTACCACCCCTGACGTACTCCTGCGAAAGCTTCGCAACGTGCTCAACCCCCTTACCGGTGCGTCGATTGTGCGCATGCAGCTCCTGGTGAACTTCGACGTCGCCGACGGGGTGATAATCATAGATCTTGATCTTACACCTGATCACAAGTTCGCCGCCCACATCTCCGAGGAGATCCACGAGAAGCTCGATCATCTCTGGGATATAAAGGAGGTGCGCGTTAACTTCGTGGGCGAACCCGAGTCCTAG
- a CDS encoding cysteine desulfurase NifS, producing the protein MNEIYLDNATTTQLDPWVLEEMKPFLLQEYAAPSGHFGYQASLDAKEKLEQARATIARSINAEPEELIFTSGGTEANNLALLGLARALKKPAHLVTTAIEHESVLNTLRAIQKEDLELTVVGVDPDGRVKLDELEKALRPETILCSVQLVNQEVGTIQPLKKIGKLCAEKSIPFHTDAVNGWGRVGFDVKKMNLSLAALTAHKIHGPKGIGVLYKRKDVKLSPIMYGGYNEFELRPGTENLPGAVGMARAVEMMKPEHIEHIDKLKRMLWWGIKKEIPWVHLNGSIDRGAPHIINVTFDYIEGESILLHLDMQGIAAATGSACFSKALEASYVLLAMGRPHEQAHGSMRFSFSRFNTEEEIKRTLDALKGIVADLRKLSPLTPDKEA; encoded by the coding sequence ATGAACGAGATCTATCTGGATAATGCCACCACCACCCAGCTTGATCCATGGGTGCTTGAGGAGATGAAACCCTTCCTCTTGCAGGAGTATGCAGCTCCTTCAGGGCATTTCGGATATCAGGCATCGCTGGATGCGAAGGAGAAGCTGGAGCAGGCACGTGCAACGATCGCCCGATCAATCAACGCCGAACCCGAAGAGCTCATATTTACCTCAGGTGGCACAGAGGCCAACAACCTTGCCCTCCTGGGCTTGGCGCGGGCGCTCAAGAAACCTGCCCATCTTGTCACCACCGCCATAGAGCATGAGTCGGTGCTTAACACCCTGCGAGCCATTCAGAAAGAAGACCTTGAGCTTACCGTGGTCGGTGTGGATCCCGATGGTCGTGTTAAGCTGGATGAACTCGAGAAGGCCTTGAGACCTGAAACGATCCTCTGTTCAGTCCAGCTGGTAAACCAGGAGGTAGGCACTATCCAGCCTTTGAAAAAAATCGGCAAGCTATGTGCGGAAAAGAGCATCCCTTTCCACACAGATGCAGTGAACGGCTGGGGCAGGGTTGGCTTTGATGTTAAAAAGATGAACCTCTCGCTTGCCGCCCTTACCGCACACAAGATTCACGGGCCCAAAGGCATAGGTGTTCTCTACAAGCGCAAAGATGTAAAACTTTCACCCATCATGTATGGCGGATACAACGAGTTCGAGCTGCGTCCGGGTACCGAGAACCTTCCAGGTGCTGTGGGCATGGCCAGGGCTGTCGAGATGATGAAGCCCGAACATATAGAACATATCGATAAGCTCAAGAGGATGCTCTGGTGGGGGATCAAGAAAGAGATACCCTGGGTGCATCTGAACGGCTCCATTGATCGCGGTGCGCCCCATATCATTAACGTGACCTTTGACTACATCGAGGGTGAATCCATCCTTCTGCACCTTGACATGCAGGGAATCGCGGCCGCAACCGGCTCTGCGTGTTTTTCCAAGGCGCTTGAGGCGTCCTACGTTCTTCTTGCAATGGGCAGGCCGCACGAGCAGGCTCACGGCTCAATGCGCTTCAGCTTCTCGCGTTTCAACACCGAAGAGGAGATTAAAAGAACCCTCGATGCCCTTAAGGGGATCGTTGCCGATCTTCGCAAGCTCTCACCCTTGACACCCGACAAGGAGGCCTAG
- a CDS encoding tRNA uridine-5-carboxymethylaminomethyl(34) synthesis enzyme MnmG — translation MSGHYDVIVVGAGHAGIEAAHAAARMGCRTLLITLNIERIGEMSCNPAIGGLGKSQLTREIDALGGLQGRLADRCGIHFRRLNRSKGPAVQSTRIQCDKALHREFSARVLEETEDLYIWQDKVKGLYVEGDRVAGVDALAAGRIRSRVVVLTPGTFLGGLMHIGSEHFEGGRLGDQAANSLSNTLRVLGFEMGRFKTGTPPRLDGRSLGYEKLEPQPGEEPPPGISFFTRRKLRNQALCHITRTTPEVHEIINENLDRSPLYTGKITGTGVRYCPSIEDKVVKFQDKDSHRVFIEPEGLSTNEVYPNGLSTSLPLDVQQRMIHAVPGLERAEFIRPGYAIEHDFVQPTQLFAWLETKTIRDLFFAGQINGSTGYEEAAAQGLVAGINAALRIKGEEPFTLGRDEAYIGVLIDDLVTRGTNEPYRMFTSRVEYRLLLREDNAYARLSEKGYKLGLLREKDYRMVQEAEARCKETIEHLEKTRPKIEETNKILSEHGLPSTTDKPSLADLLRRPQLSINDLDEIDENLKGLSDFVKERVQIEIKYEGYINRTLEEVKRFQRIEKVKIPEELSFEQVPGLSNEVIEKLTAIRPSTLGQASRISGITPVALLALYRYLKAGDEPEPDS, via the coding sequence GTGAGCGGGCACTATGACGTGATCGTGGTGGGTGCAGGACACGCGGGGATAGAGGCCGCGCATGCGGCAGCTCGGATGGGGTGTCGAACTTTACTTATAACCTTGAATATCGAGAGGATAGGAGAGATGTCCTGCAACCCTGCCATAGGTGGTCTGGGCAAGAGCCAGCTTACCAGGGAGATAGACGCGCTGGGGGGATTGCAAGGAAGGCTTGCCGACCGCTGCGGCATCCACTTCCGCAGGCTCAACCGCAGCAAGGGGCCGGCTGTGCAATCTACCCGAATCCAGTGCGACAAGGCGCTTCACCGGGAGTTCTCAGCCCGTGTGCTTGAGGAGACGGAAGACCTTTATATATGGCAGGATAAGGTCAAGGGGCTTTATGTCGAAGGCGACAGGGTAGCAGGAGTTGATGCCTTGGCGGCGGGTCGAATCCGTTCAAGGGTAGTGGTGCTGACCCCCGGGACCTTCCTGGGGGGGCTTATGCATATCGGCAGCGAGCATTTTGAAGGCGGGCGTTTGGGGGATCAGGCCGCAAACAGCCTGTCCAACACCTTGCGGGTCCTGGGCTTCGAGATGGGACGCTTCAAGACAGGCACACCACCCAGGCTTGACGGACGCAGTCTGGGTTATGAGAAGCTAGAGCCCCAGCCCGGAGAGGAGCCGCCTCCTGGTATCTCTTTCTTCACCAGGCGCAAGTTGCGCAACCAGGCTTTATGTCATATCACCCGGACTACGCCCGAGGTGCACGAGATCATCAATGAGAATCTAGACCGCTCCCCGCTCTATACAGGTAAGATCACCGGAACCGGTGTCCGCTACTGCCCGTCTATCGAGGACAAGGTGGTCAAGTTTCAAGACAAAGACTCCCACCGGGTGTTCATTGAACCCGAAGGACTATCCACCAACGAGGTTTATCCCAACGGGCTTTCCACCAGCCTGCCTTTGGATGTTCAGCAGAGGATGATCCATGCCGTTCCCGGCCTTGAACGCGCCGAGTTCATTCGTCCCGGCTACGCCATAGAGCACGACTTTGTCCAGCCAACACAGCTTTTTGCCTGGCTTGAAACCAAGACTATTCGCGATCTGTTCTTTGCAGGTCAGATAAACGGTAGCACCGGCTACGAGGAGGCGGCTGCGCAGGGGCTGGTCGCAGGCATCAACGCGGCGCTGAGGATTAAGGGAGAGGAACCTTTTACCCTGGGCCGTGACGAGGCCTACATCGGTGTCCTTATTGATGATCTGGTAACACGCGGCACCAACGAGCCTTATCGGATGTTCACCTCACGTGTTGAGTACCGCTTGCTTCTTCGTGAAGATAACGCCTACGCCCGGCTCTCAGAGAAAGGTTATAAGTTAGGACTTCTGCGCGAGAAGGACTACCGAATGGTCCAGGAGGCGGAGGCCAGATGCAAAGAAACGATTGAGCACCTTGAAAAGACCCGACCGAAGATAGAGGAAACGAATAAGATCCTCTCAGAGCACGGACTTCCCTCGACCACGGATAAGCCGAGCCTTGCCGATCTCCTGCGCCGACCGCAGCTCTCCATTAACGATCTCGATGAAATCGATGAGAACTTAAAGGGGCTTTCAGATTTTGTTAAGGAAAGAGTACAGATCGAGATCAAGTACGAAGGATACATCAATCGCACCCTTGAGGAGGTCAAGCGTTTTCAGCGCATCGAGAAGGTGAAGATTCCTGAAGAGCTTTCCTTTGAGCAGGTACCCGGCCTTTCCAACGAGGTTATCGAGAAGCTTACCGCGATCCGTCCTTCCACCCTGGGTCAGGCCTCGCGCATCTCAGGTATAACGCCGGTGGCGCTTCTGGCGCTCTATCGCTACCTTAAGGCAGGAGATGAGCCAGAGCCTGACAGCTGA